TTGCAAATGAGCAGAAATAGAAATACTGTTTCTCTTCTTGTCTGTATACTTTTTATACTGCAGGCATCTTAAACTttgtccccctccccatccccctaGATGTTGCTggaatacaactcccatgattcactGAACAGCTGTTGCTTTCCTCTAATGTTATAACCTTCAGGAGGAGGGCAGAGTTTGAAATCCCTGTTGCATGCTGACTGGCAGGTGTAAAGGAAGGAGCATATAACTATGAGTGATAGGGAGCTACGATGGACCACGTAGTTGCAGGATAAAAAGGGATTGGTTTACTACATTTCATTTTCAAACCTCTAGTAcagatttgttaaatatagaggataagtaaacagaatattaaaaatcctgagaaGTGGCACTTGCTCTTTAGCAATCATATTCCAAAGTAGAATAATCTGCTCAATTAATGATTAAACGACTGCTAAATAAGCATAGCATTCCATGGCAAAGTGTAAAACGTGGTAATgtgttatggattttttttttttttattaaccatataaagaacaaaaaaaacaatgcttTGTTTAAAATGATATAGTAATAATGTCTGTCAGCAGCCATCTCGGACCCGTGGTGACAATTAAAACCTAGTATTCATTGCTCAGGGGTGTGATTACCAAAATAAATAACTATAAATGTTTTGAATATCAggatatatttaaaatgcaagAATACACATTTCATGTGCGTGCACAAGAATTTAAACATAATCAAGGTAGTAGTACAGTCATTGGGGGGCGgtgtacaccctctttgaattctatggttttaaatCAGGACAGAATAACAATCATATGTtacttagcaggttttaaaattaggtaaatgcaAACTCGGATGCATAACAAATGACATATTACatcatgtcatgatttatttaaagggacactatagtcacctgaacaactttagcttaatgaagcagttttggtgtatagaacatgcccctgcagcctcactgctcaatcgtctgccatttaggagttaaatccctttgcttatgaaccctagtcacacctccctgcatgtgacttgcacagccttccataaacacttcctgtaaagagagccctatttaggcttttattgcaagttctgtttaattaagattttcttatcccctgctatgttaatagcttactagaccctgcaagagcctcctgtatgtgattaaagttcaatttagagattgagatacaattatttaaggtaaattacatctgtttgaaagtgaaaccagtttttcatGCATGTTCTGTCaatcaaagccaggggaggtgtggctagggctgcataaacagaaaaagtgatttaactcctaaatgacagtgaattgagcagtgaaattgcaggggaattatctatacactaaaactgctttatttagctaaagtaatttaggtgactagagtgttcctttaacaaaaataaagccaacatGGACAAGTCACGTGTGAAAAACCAAGtccaccttatgattcaatagcttgcagaaacacctttagcagcaacaagtaattgttttctgtatgactataggtctctcacattgttgtggaggaattttggcccactctttacaacgttgcttcagttcattgacgTTTGatagcatttgtttatgcacagttaTTGAGACTACAGGAGTGTGATCTATACCCTAAACCGGCTGCTTATTTGTTAATCTCCCACCTGCGGCACTGAACGTGGGAGGATGATATCACAGCAGTGTACAATGCGAAAGGTCAGACGCTGGCAACAATCATTTTAACACTCCTACTATTATGGCTGCAGACAGACATTAATAGATCAccgtttaaaacaaaataatggaTTTGTTCCACGTTCGCAATGATTGCTAATAATATTTTAAAGGTTTAAATTTGCAGATCTAATAgcacttttaatatattttttattctaataGTACAGGGTTATCTGTACAAAAGTGGCAGAATTCATTTTAGTTCATAGATTCTGGCACATTTACTATCTGCATATAAGTAACTATCTGCACCTATAAACTTTTTTTCCACCTCTCATTTGTACTGAATTTTGTAGTAAAAAAGTAGTTTATTATCACAGTCCCACGGTATCCAGTATGAAATATAAATGGTGACTTTTCTTAGCTAGAACACAAATCAAACATTACACGAATGATGATTTCAAAAAGCAATTCTGACACTTAGATAATAAAATGGGAgttttgtataaatatattgcaattTGGTCCTGGACTTCTGTTTAAGGAAATGGTGAAAATGCTGTTACCTCCATACTACCTTGAAAGATTCCCCATTTTTCTTAGGATCTcttcaaagaaaaagaaaaaaatgctgaaCCATGTGGGGGGAAAAAAGTTGTAACAacctgtataaatatatacaatctaATAAAAAATGAACAATTGATAAATCCATGGCTGTTccagtttgatattttttttttcccccttttgttATTTCGTAGTCTTCAAAAACACTGTAGGTGTAAGTAAGGTGTCCTGTCTTATGGTGCAAAACATATTAGCAACACACAAAATTCATATAAATTATAGATAAATATTGCTGCCAAATTCTGTGCATCAAGACATTTCCTGAACAAGTTAAGAAATAAAGAACAATCACAAGCAGGACAATCGGTTTTACAAAACGTATCATTTGCTCCATATGAACATATAACATTATATTAGAGGAGGTATTAGACGGATGCTGTATgtgacaatattatatatatataggctcaTTGGTGCTGTATATGAGATGGGGCAGATTGAGTGATATAGGTGTGTGACATACGATGCATAATCTAAACAGGTATGTTTTGGAGCTCTATTCACTAAAGCGTGTGTAGCGGTTGATAACCAACGGATACAGTTTTGTTGgaaataaatattgtattttgtttaaaggaTTTTGTCAACTCAGGGCAATGTGCTTTATATAGATAGACCCACAATCTGTAACGTAAAGTTGATAGATTAATTCTGTAAAGCCCTATCCTAGACAACTATAATCTAAATACTTGATACAACCACGGGACCAATGTATTTGCAACAACCCCAAGAGAAGTGTAGGTAACAAATTTGTAGGGCACTTCGATTTCCAGCCGCTGTCTAACCAATTGGTCCTGTGTGGGAACATTATACCATGAGCCAAGAATTTTTAAGGACAGTGTTTTAGCAGCAAACCGTGTTAAAAGGAGGAGACTTACTCCGAGCACAAATCTTGCTAACTGCACTAATAACATATTTGTGGTGATTGGTGGGATGCTAAGGGGAAACGGACCAGAGGGATTGTAGGTCATCCCAAAATAATGACCGAGCCAAGTCCCTACACAAATCCCTGATCCACATCCCAAAATTGTAACCGTGTCCGCTCTGGTGGTGCTGTAATGATCCATCTTTGGGTAGGTGTAGCTTAAAAGAAAACCAACAATAACTGCGAGTACTGGACAGATAGGGTTGGTCAAAAGTAATTCATCTACTGAATCCCACATGGGGAATGTCAGGGCCAAGAACAACAAGGCAATCATAACACCGCAGATAACATCctgcaaaacaaaaacatttagatGTTATATAGTATTTGTTCTCAAAGAATAGGAAGCTTTAACCATGATGTAGAACATTTGGTTTATGCACAAGGAATGAAGAAATAGTACATAATGTTACCCTCACCAAGCAAGCAATGAGAAGCAGAGAGCATCAACGAACATTCTTAGCCAGTCACCAGACCCAAGCCAATCCTTATTCAGTGCTGCTGGTttgaggaggagagagggggcaggTGGATGTTCACCCAAAGACACAACCATGGGGCACCAGCCCCTATAACTACTTTATTATGATGAAGCAGTTATGGGGCTGCAGAATCCTTTTAAAGTGAAGTAGCTATCCCcacaaaatgtgtttaaaaacaaaattacaccTTCAGGTTGGTATATATTTGATCTATACATTTTATCAGTGACATTACGATAGATAGCTCAAGAGCCCCAGGATTGTAGCCACTAGATGGTATTAGAGTGTCTGCATCTGCCTAGCCCAAATAATGCAAGTGACAGTTTCTAGCATGTGGTGTCACTCGAAGAATTGGAAGAAGACATTTGCATGACCGCCACTGGAGGCCATATTTGTAGACGGTTTAGTGGTGTGATAGACCAACATAGTTCAAATCAATTGGATAGAAAATTTGATTATGCATTTGCTTGTAATTGCCTAAAACAATGTatgaagtgatttttttttcttttcaattctttatttttcttgtgcatgtttGGAAGATTTGTATATTTGGATTGCCACAACAGAAGCTACATGTGTAGCAAACTCTATGAGTAAAAGTGTGACATTCTGAGAGATATTGGTGTTTATCCTCAAAAGTGGaacataattatattaatagtCTGATAACTTACTTCAATAGATGTGGAATGTGTGCTGTATTGAACATTACCGGTATTATGCACTATTTAACAATATGTTCACATCTTTCTGTGTACATTAGATTTTATAAATAGTTATGACTTCAATTAATAACCAATTTAGGTTCTGTGCATTTAGCAATACATCGCATTAAGAGGTCCTTATGTCCAAGGTTATAAAGGAAATTTACACATTCTGCAAATATCTTTGTCTATGAATGTTAACAGTTAGTTATAAAATAAGAGTAGCATACTCAAATTAATCTTCCTGCACAAtatcagtttattgatgagctctGCTGTCGTCCGTGCTTTTACGGTTACAAAATATGCCCATTTGGCACCAGAAGGCTGTGCCGAAACAAACCTGTTACACGCTTGCTCACATGCCAGTTTCGCTGAGACAGAACTTACTACTGTTTTATAAATGCTGGATTGGTATCTCTTCAAAGGCTCTAGGAAACCCAAGTCATGACATGATAAAAGTACAATATACATCTATTgttccttaattaatacagcacACTCTGCCCAGTAAAATAATTGAGCCTTGCAAATCTGCTTCAAGAAACACTGACTGCCTTATCTAGTATAGCAAAAACATGATGTTGTTACAATTCGACATGATTCGACTTACATAACAAGGACTCTTTAAAAGCACAAAGACGCTCCTTTTACAACCAGGCATTTTACAGAATAATCAGTTCCTTTTATCTTAAAACTAGACTGGGTGCAGAAATGATTCCCTTAAACATTAGAATTcataatttgaatttttttatcaTATGTCCGTaccttcatatttttttttttttttttttttttttttaatcaggagTTCTGTATTATAAGCTGAACTCTCTAATATTCCCCAActtaattatatatacactaacacCCATGTCTGTTTTAGTGCATAACTAAATGCTAGCCTCCACTTAGAGAATTGTTCATTTTCTGACATAAATGGGATTGTATTATTAGTAGAattgtacatttttataactATAGGAGACCCAATTAGGGTGCCCCCGCTGATTACATTTAAAATGAGAGCCTCTGCACCAACCAGATCAGCCTGCATGCTACATAAAGCATGTGTGCGCATGGCTCAGGCAGATGGGCAAAATGCATGTATGTTATTAAAAACATCAAactgggcggggcctgaccgccggtcggATCAGACACGTTTTGTCTGAGCTCCGGCTTCTGAACTTGGAAAACGGTGCTAACTGCGGACCAAAAGCTAACACCGACCTGGAATTGTGACCAAAGCACCACTCAGGCGACGGTGATTTCGGGGACACCGAACAAGAACCCCAGCGGCGCCACAGTAACCCGACAAGAGCCTGAGGCCTAAGAGCTTGAGCctgggtgagacggccgctcgccCGGTTCTCCGACCGGCGCTCTgccacccacccacccccccccctctggaccgggggggtcatcccggtccccacaggtgGCCACCGCAGCATGCCGCAGAGCCTTCAACCAGGCCCTGCTAAACATCGAGATTGGAGCGATGTactccaagatggccgacagccACCTCTCCTGAGCGGGAAACTCCGCCGACACAAAGCAACACACCAGTAAGTTTGGACTCTACCTCACGGCGGAGCCCTGCAGCAGCCCCCGCGACAAGCCTTATGCCCATATCACGCCTGCAGGATAATGGGGTGTGGAGGCGGAGGGGGAGCGAGGAAGAGCGGGCCCCCCCAGAGCGCACATCGGATGACACTGATACCACAAGCAATGGGCTcacctgggccgagggccacAGTGGAAAGCCTCCCGGAGCACTAGCCGCACACGCCGGATAACCGAGGCCACTGGCGGCGACTGCCACCAGGATCTACAGCAGTGCCGCCACAGGGAAGCCTCCCAACACTCCTGAGACCTCCTACCCAAGAGACTGACCTGCCGCACACGCTGACGGCTAAAGTGGCTCCCAGTCAGTCACCCTCTCCAGCTACAACACCCCTGATCAAGCGGGGCATCGGCTGAAATGACCACACCATCGAGGCACCAGCCCCACacagcgagcagcagacaggtcgGAAGATCAGCTTATAGACCCCACTCACTCGCACGCTGAGACTCCCTCACTGAGACACCGTGGATCGGGTATCGCCTGATATGCACCCCTCACATGACTTTGCACAGCGTTCTATGATGTAGAAAGTGTAATGctcatgttttttgtttatttgtttcatcTATTTTACATTAGCCTGCTTCTCCCATTGTTCTAATCTGTCAGGATTATATTTTAGATGTCACTTTTTTACTTGATGCCCTTAGCCTGCTAAATATACACTAGCAAGATATAGCATGTAACTTAGTTAAGTCTTAGCAGGCATAGTGGTTATAAAGCATAGCATAGAGCAAACATGATCTCTATTTGTTAAAAGTGAAATAATCTGCTGTGAAGTTAAGGAGAAGCACTAGAAGATTACTTAAACCAAACGCGCAACAAGACGGTTATACTACAGGTATTACATGAAAAATGTTTACTGCTTGTACCAAACGACAAAAAATAGCaagaaaaatgtgcagttcttaaTAATCTAACCTCTCATACGTACTCCACATACACTTATCTAAGCCTGCTTAACGAAGCAACAAGATTAAAGTGAGAGATAGCAGTGTTAAAGCGAGAGATAGCTGTATCGAAGCGAGAGATAGCTGTATCGAAGCGAGAGATAGCTGTATCGAAGCGAGAGATAGCTGTATCGAAGCGAGAGATAGctgtattgaagcgagagatagctgtattgaagcgagagatagctgtattgaagcgagagatagctgtattgaagcgagagatagctgtattgaagcgagagatagctgtattgaagcgagagataacagtaattGGCTATAGCAtgttactatgtatatatatatataaaatgaggttgataatcaCAGGAGACTTTGACAACATGTTGTGACGACCCTATCCTGTACAACCCTtgaaagtctccctctcttttttctgtacccctataatcacatgcctcaacaaaaataaagaattataaaaaaaaaacaaaaaaaaaaacatcaaactgCAGCAAAATGTAATTGCTTgcatttgaaatatatttttaaaattaattatttcgCTTATTATATAAACAAGAATATAATGAAAACCATTTGGAATTTGACATTTCGCACTACAGAATGGCTTGCTCTTGCTTTCATCTATTTAAGCCTTCACCGGCTCACCACTATTGAAGGTGAAAATATAACAAGTTCTTTAGAATACTTTTTAAAATTCTAAGTCTTCAGTGCCTGGGAGCCAAGGTTGCGGATATTATGAATGTACAGTTCCCGGCCTCAATGGCCAGCATTTCACTAGCCTGTATAGTTTCACTTACCCTCCTGCTGTTAAAGAACCAAGGATGCTATTTCTCTTCTCTAGATAATTGTGCTCATTAAAGTGAGGGTAGTGCACTTAAGGATTTCTCTTGCCTGGAGGTTTGTACACATGACACATGAACAAGCTATGGCTTAAGCATTAGTCCCAACCAAACTGAAAGAATATTAGGATATTGAAGAAGTAACTGTAGCTAGCTGTGGGGTGTAATAGTCCATTCCCATGAGTCCTTGGGAGAATATCCCGGAGGTCAAGAATGCAGAAGGACAGCTGTAGTATGTCCTCCATCGGACAGCTCGAGCCTTTCTGTCTTAAAGGGATTGACCTGTCAAAGAGTTGAATTGAAGGAGCTACAGCTGgacaaattatgttttttttttcactagatTCAAGCTCTATATAGACTTTTACATTTAACATAAATGTTAACAAAACCACACGGTCAATGCAAAAGTTCTCACTTCTAACACTGCATTTTGGAGAAGAACATTTGTCATGATTTGTATTGATCACATGTGCATTGAATGGCTTAAATTAACAATCTAAagttacaacaacaacaaaaaaatttaaaaatcaatCTAGCTTCTCACTGCGAACATAGTTATttgccagattaaaaaaaaataataaaaaaaaaaaaaagttgccactAACAGCAGACCAATAAGCTCTGGTTctgagccgaaggttgcctatccctgggttAGAAGGAAGGTCAATGACCCTTGCCCactaaatgtgtttttgtttctatTGATGCTAtcacttttaaactttttttgattttattaatgacacagaggaGAGTATAATGCTTTCTCTTTCCTTTAATTACCTCAGCAGTGAAGAGAGCGATttatacagaagagaaaaaacaaacataacattgCATAGTAATAGTGCAACCAATCAGCACTCAGCAACTAGTaaataaggtgtagcactccaacactcttcctctttcttcgctgctccttCAGACCAGATAAGTACATTTGCTTTTTTACACTGTTTGACAATAAGAAATATTTTACTCTTTTGGTAATTTTTTCCACTTGATTAATGTTATTTCTAACTGCTTGATTCTATGTTTATTTGGTTTAATCCTCTGGAGTGTGCCCCTGGGAATGTGGGATCTGTGACTAAAGTCACCCTCCTTCCCCTTGGGGGTCCGTCTCCTGCCTCCCTCTCAACATCCAAAACTTTGCCAACCGCGGGAAGACATTAAGTGTCCCCCAGCTGTTTGTTCCCTTCGCCCGCGGGATATCGCAGTCGgcgatcagaccactttttttacCGCGAGGCAAACACTATTCTGAACGCCATTTGCATTTCTGTTCTGCCCACTATTACCACCGCGCATGCACTATGTGTTTGCGGCGGCCATTTGCTTGGTTTCCACGTTGCCGCCAATGCCGGTGGCCATTTTAGTACGGCCCAAAAGTGGGATTCTCAGCGCGGTCCGGCGGAATAGCGGAACACGGCTCCTATCACTCTGGCACACTCCCTGTTTTCCATTGGTATCGTTAATATTGGTGTTTTTTTGCATTCATTTCTCTCTCTTCCAGTGTCTACACCTACGCTGGCACCCTGGGCCAAATGGCTGCTAACATCAGCCGGAATTGACACCACAATTTTCATCTCTCATTCGGTCAGTGGCACTATGGCATTAAAAGCTTCGGCGATAGGTTGTAGGTTGGAAGATACATTAaaggctgcagattggtctacggaatccacattccGAAATTCCTACTTTAAACCGGTTCAACATTTCTCAGAGTTAGTTgtggctcagctttaaactagcataataggagcctccgtgtctttaataaaattcctagattttactattaacatgacgtaaagtcatgatattATTAATGACACAGACGCGAGttttattcccacccaccctccctcggGTTGGGACATTGGGATGACCCATTACTGAACGACATCTTATGTTAGATTTGTACAGATAAGTACATAAATTAGTTCTTGACCCGAAGATCAGGTTAGGATGTTTGTTCTTGCGATGTTATATGGTTGACTTTGAATTGTCTTTCTTCATGATATCTCACATATTGCCATATATAGATGCGGAAATCGTATCACGAATTTCGttattacatattttaattttcttaaatACATAAACCAAAGTTCGGAAGCCTTGAGAGGAAGTTAAATTGTTACTTCATGGAGGAAGGACATACAGCTGCTATGCAGTTTACAGTTCGACTCAGTTTTGCGGTTTTGATTTTCTGctggtcttcggatcgctacAGAAAGAGGAAGAGTGTTGGAGTGCTACATGTTATATACTAGTTGATGAGTGCTGATTGGTTGCACTGTTACTATGcaatgttatgtttgttttttctcttctgtatacatctctctcttcgctgctgagggaaattaaaggaaagagagagcataatacttgcctccgtgtcattaataaaatcatgactttacgttgtgttaatagtaaaatctaggaattaaaAGCCACACCGAATGCTTTAGACAACATTCAAGctgaaatatatgaaataaaataaatacatcaagtcaacaataactaaataaaatatattgcaatACATATCTCACCAGTACAGTGTGCATTCCTGTGTAAAGCCGGCTGAGAGACACCAGAGTGGATAAGCAGAGAGCAGCAGTAAGGCCAATCCCAAATGGGTACTGCAAAATAAAACATGGCTTAGAAAACAGTCTACATTACTTCTCTAGAGAGACTCATTACACATTAGGCAGCTGCCTAGAGCCCAGCTTCAAACAGGGGCCCAATGGACGCTGTCTGAACTTGGAGTTCCAGATCTGTCAGTGAGGGGACCTCTCTGAACTGGCAGAACAATCAAAATATCTCCCTGCTCGGCTCTGCATAATGTGGTTTACATGTGTTTCTATCACTACCTTTGCCCCATATCCCTTGACTGCCATTATTTCCATCTGGTCGGGAGAAGTGAAACTTTCCAGTTTTGGCACCAGTGCAGAGTGGGGAGAGAGGTGGGGATGGGATCTTACAACATTACTCAAACAGAGTCTGCAGGGGAGCTGCTAGGAATGGGCAAAGACCATGAGCATCCAACAGCATATCAGTCTCACATTGCATGGACCTGAGGCAAGGATAAAGATTGAGCGAGAGACaagcaaaaaaagtaaaaagacaCGAGAGGCTGTAGGAGGCACACAGAATGCTTAAGACAGGAGTGGGAAACGATAAGGAAAGCGGTGGGTGAGATAGAAACATACAAATCCTTCTGATGGTCAcagcctgtagcgtggccgaggcGCTGACCGGGTTGGAGAAGCTCCTGTAATCTCTTACCGGTCTGacaaagtgctcactgagaggaCAGAACTGCTTACTGTCAGACTGGGGAAAGGTTACAGGAGCTCCGCCACACTGCAAGAGGGAGGTGAGCATgcacagggggggaggggggggggggggggagagaaaaaaactGAGGAACTGGGGGTTAGGGTGGGGGGACAACAGAccgacacagaggggctggggggggagaaagaccaacacagggggggggggagacaaagaCAAGGTGTTAGGGGAAGAGATACACAAAGAGGTTGGGaaagggagaaagacacacaaaagggtctGGGGGAGAAAGATGGACAAAGGGCCTGGGAGGACAGACACacaagggctggggaaggggcaaaaaagAGAGACAACGAGACACAGAGGggtatattttgaaaacatcaatcCAAACATGATTCTGGAGTACGATAAACTGATTGCTGACAAGAAGTGTAATATGTCCCATTAACTGTAAGAAAACCTGAAaagtttatttaaacttgtactgcttaggaaagtatttttttttaaccccttaaggacacatgacatgtgtgacatgtcatgattcccttttattccagaagtttggtctttaaggggttaataatatggCTTATTTGCTAAATAATGTAATCATTAATTATACCTTTACTTGCAAAGTGAGGCATTACAACACTATAGTTTCAGTGTTTAATTCTGGCCCCTACCCACTTCTAAATTGTGCCGCTCTGCCTTACAGGGACAATAATACAATTTTTTCCATGTGAGCAGTGTGGAGGCCAATTCATTGTAAATGATGCTGCACCAGAACTTGTTTGTGTTGGGAAGAAAAAACGAAAACTTCCAGAGGAAAAACAAAACGTTCTAATGTATTGCAACATTCCATGGCAGTAGGTTTATTATAGCTCTCATACCTGGTACCTATTCATGGTTGCCAAGAGGAAAGTAAACGAGATTGCAGTGGCAGCAATTGCATGAGTGGATGGCATTCCATACTCCGCTTCCACTCTGGTCTCCAGCTTCACCACTGGAGGAGATGATGGACGTGGCCATTTTAGAAGGTCCTTAGATGCTTGGCCCAGGTACATAACAATCTGAAATTATAAAGCAGATAGATATAAAAGAGTCTGGAATACATACAAGTGTTCTTTTAGCATTCCTGACAACACACATAAAGGCCTATAATAATCGAGCAGTTCTGGACCAAAATTCTGATTTGGAGCAAGCTGCAAAActttccactggtttccatgggtCTGATCAGAAATGATGTACTTTGCTCTAATTTTACTTAGCAATGGACCAGATTCTTTGCACTAGTCAACTAGTCattaagtgaaaagatctgatcTAGTCGAGGGAACCATTTAGATCCTTGAAGTGAGGATAGCTGTTATATAGCAGATAGTTTTGTAAATATATCTACTTCCCTAGTTCTCGTGGACTCCAAGTAGATTCCAAGTAGAATGTAAAATGACCCTAGATTCCGTGGTATCAGTCCTATGAGTTTAGTCATAATGTAATTGGTTCTGGCGATACTGGTCTATTCTGT
This region of Pelobates fuscus isolate aPelFus1 chromosome 2, aPelFus1.pri, whole genome shotgun sequence genomic DNA includes:
- the SGPP2 gene encoding sphingosine-1-phosphate phosphatase 2, whose product is MAQWIEALQDPQLVAKFQMFCGLTLQPKGETNGVSLGHIPLRAFQGGRNKSTGVKGVPQEKELNGYSNGSYANGIHKKDHIQKYVVQNHLLYYLFRFAAALGQEVFYITFLPFTLWNIDSFVARRLIMVWAIVMYLGQASKDLLKWPRPSSPPVVKLETRVEAEYGMPSTHAIAATAISFTFLLATMNRYQYPFGIGLTAALCLSTLVSLSRLYTGMHTVLDVICGVMIALLFLALTFPMWDSVDELLLTNPICPVLAVIVGFLLSYTYPKMDHYSTTRADTVTILGCGSGICVGTWLGHYFGMTYNPSGPFPLSIPPITTNMLLVQLARFVLGVSLLLLTRFAAKTLSLKILGSWYNVPTQDQLVRQRLEIEVPYKFVTYTSLGVVANTLVPWLYQVFRL